The proteins below are encoded in one region of Eubacterium sp. 1001713B170207_170306_E7:
- the glp gene encoding gephyrin-like molybdotransferase Glp → MELFEVKTTDEMKTLMEKYFSDYRLGTESVSLGQALGRVLAGPVVSGVNVPHFDRSVVDGYAVKLKDVQGASEAIPAFLKLTGAAEMGRETKLVLGPGETIYVPTGGMVPAGTEAMVMIEYTEKFGGDELAIYKGAGSLENMMLTGDDIKAGEPVFEAGHTVRPQDVGVLSSVGAVEALVYKKPKITIISTGDEIVRPGQTPGLGEIVDINTPAIAALTQKLGAEVTEMAYAADDPAAIETAITRGLKSSDAVVLSGGSSVGERDYTLAVLEKLGEVFLHGLSIKPGKPTIMGRALGKPVIGLPGQPASAIMVYMVVMKKLMNIFHRTDLYKNQYIVGTLTENVHAAPGRRTFQTVAVASDGGGVLVKPTYGKSGMITLLAYSDGYIEMTENEEGKNSGDTVKVMLF, encoded by the coding sequence ATGGAGTTATTTGAAGTCAAAACAACCGATGAAATGAAAACACTGATGGAGAAATATTTCTCAGATTACCGGCTCGGCACCGAGAGCGTTTCCCTTGGGCAGGCCCTGGGCAGAGTGCTCGCAGGACCTGTTGTCTCAGGTGTAAACGTCCCACACTTTGACCGGTCCGTGGTGGACGGCTACGCGGTAAAATTAAAGGACGTCCAGGGCGCCAGCGAGGCCATCCCGGCCTTTTTAAAGCTGACCGGAGCCGCGGAGATGGGCCGGGAGACAAAGCTTGTCCTGGGCCCCGGCGAGACGATCTATGTGCCCACCGGCGGCATGGTGCCCGCAGGCACCGAGGCCATGGTCATGATCGAGTACACCGAGAAATTTGGCGGCGATGAGCTGGCCATCTACAAGGGGGCCGGCTCTCTGGAAAACATGATGCTGACCGGCGATGACATAAAGGCCGGCGAGCCGGTCTTTGAGGCCGGGCACACTGTCAGGCCCCAGGATGTAGGGGTGCTGTCCTCGGTGGGGGCAGTGGAGGCGCTGGTCTACAAAAAGCCAAAGATCACCATTATCTCAACCGGCGATGAGATCGTGCGCCCCGGGCAGACTCCGGGGCTGGGCGAGATCGTGGACATCAACACCCCGGCCATCGCGGCGCTGACGCAAAAGCTGGGCGCGGAGGTAACCGAGATGGCCTACGCGGCCGACGATCCGGCCGCCATCGAGACGGCCATCACCCGGGGGCTGAAGAGCAGCGACGCTGTGGTGCTGTCCGGCGGCAGCTCGGTGGGTGAGCGGGATTACACGCTGGCGGTGCTGGAAAAGCTGGGTGAGGTGTTCCTCCACGGCCTGTCCATCAAGCCGGGCAAGCCCACCATTATGGGCAGGGCCCTGGGCAAGCCGGTCATTGGCCTGCCCGGACAGCCCGCCTCGGCCATCATGGTGTACATGGTGGTCATGAAAAAGCTGATGAATATTTTCCACCGGACCGATTTGTATAAAAACCAGTACATTGTGGGAACCCTGACCGAGAATGTCCACGCAGCCCCCGGGCGCAGGACCTTCCAGACGGTGGCGGTGGCATCCGACGGCGGCGGGGTTCTGGTAAAGCCGACCTACGGCAAGTCCGGCATGATCACCCTGCTGGCCTACTCGGACGGTTATATCGAGATGACCGAAAACGAAGAGGGCAAAAATTCCGGCGATACCGTTAAGGTCATGCTGTTTTAA
- a CDS encoding molybdopterin biosynthesis protein, whose protein sequence is MAKIVDISQRNLYLKNEDLEDAVSKYLKMTEAGRTGAAGETVPVTASLGMVTAEPVFAKISSPYYNASAMDGICVRALEIVGVDERSPKVLALHEDFEFVDTGDVIEEPYDAVVMIEDVVTVDDTHVRIAKPVSLWQHVRPIGEDIVAGELIVPAYHKLRAMDIGALLAGGILSVAVLSRPRAGIIPTGTEIVEAGSPMEKGKIIDSNTRMFEALVKEYGGEPTRYAPVPDDYEVIRAAIQKAVAENDLVLISAGSSAGTEDYTRALVEELGQVAIHGVAIKPGKPAILGFIEGKPVIGIPGYPVSAYFVFENFVKPVILGMTHQLSVRRPVIEATLSKRLMSTLKYLEFVRMKCGKVGGRFVATPLDRGAGVTMSLVNADGILRVPKNVEGYEAGQTVEIELLRPVEEIENTLVTIGSHDVMIDIMANILHKNKKLVNLSSAHVGSLGGIMAFKKGECHLTPTHLLDEQTGTYNVPVIRKYLGEGKVALIKGVKRVQGFMIPKGNPKHIESIEDLLRDGVTFVNRQRGAGTRVLFDYLLKQKGIDPEQIVGYDRELSTHMMVASAVQSGSCDVGMGVLSAANMMGLDFIPVGDEEYDFIVARENLEDEKVQAFLEALRGDELRAALTELGGYGFDTPGKVVLI, encoded by the coding sequence ATGGCAAAAATAGTGGATATCAGCCAGCGTAACCTGTACCTCAAAAATGAGGATCTGGAGGACGCTGTCTCGAAATATTTGAAAATGACCGAGGCGGGAAGGACCGGCGCAGCCGGGGAAACCGTGCCGGTGACGGCCAGCCTGGGCATGGTGACCGCAGAGCCGGTCTTTGCGAAAATATCCTCGCCCTACTACAACGCCTCCGCCATGGACGGGATCTGTGTCAGAGCGCTGGAGATCGTGGGCGTGGACGAACGCAGCCCTAAGGTGCTGGCCCTGCACGAGGATTTTGAGTTTGTGGACACCGGCGACGTGATTGAGGAGCCCTACGACGCCGTGGTGATGATCGAGGACGTGGTAACCGTGGACGACACCCATGTGCGTATCGCGAAGCCGGTTTCTTTGTGGCAGCATGTGCGGCCCATCGGCGAGGACATTGTGGCCGGAGAGCTCATCGTGCCTGCTTACCATAAGCTGCGGGCCATGGACATCGGCGCCCTGCTGGCCGGCGGGATTCTCAGTGTAGCGGTGCTCAGCCGGCCCCGGGCAGGCATTATTCCCACGGGCACCGAGATCGTGGAGGCGGGCTCGCCCATGGAAAAGGGCAAGATCATTGACTCCAACACCCGCATGTTTGAGGCCCTGGTGAAAGAATACGGCGGCGAGCCCACCCGCTACGCCCCGGTGCCCGACGATTATGAGGTCATCAGGGCCGCAATCCAGAAGGCAGTGGCCGAAAACGACCTGGTGCTCATCTCGGCCGGCTCCTCGGCCGGCACCGAGGACTACACCAGAGCCCTGGTCGAGGAGCTGGGCCAGGTCGCCATTCACGGGGTTGCCATCAAGCCGGGCAAGCCGGCCATTCTGGGCTTTATCGAGGGCAAGCCTGTCATTGGTATTCCGGGCTATCCGGTATCGGCCTACTTTGTGTTTGAAAACTTCGTGAAGCCTGTAATTCTGGGCATGACCCACCAGCTCAGCGTGAGACGCCCGGTCATAGAGGCCACCCTGTCCAAGCGGCTCATGTCCACCCTCAAATATCTGGAATTTGTGCGCATGAAGTGCGGCAAGGTAGGGGGCCGTTTTGTGGCGACACCCCTCGACCGGGGCGCGGGTGTGACCATGTCCCTGGTCAACGCCGACGGCATCCTGCGGGTGCCCAAAAACGTCGAGGGCTACGAGGCCGGGCAGACTGTCGAGATCGAGCTGCTGCGCCCGGTGGAGGAAATCGAGAATACCCTGGTCACCATCGGCAGCCACGATGTCATGATCGACATCATGGCCAACATTCTTCATAAAAACAAAAAGCTGGTGAACCTGTCCTCAGCCCATGTGGGCAGCCTGGGCGGCATCATGGCCTTTAAGAAGGGCGAGTGCCACCTGACCCCCACCCATCTGCTGGACGAGCAGACCGGCACCTACAATGTCCCGGTTATCAGGAAATACCTGGGAGAGGGAAAGGTCGCGCTCATAAAGGGCGTGAAGCGTGTCCAGGGCTTTATGATCCCAAAGGGCAACCCCAAGCATATCGAGAGCATCGAGGACCTGCTGAGGGACGGCGTAACCTTTGTCAACCGCCAGCGCGGGGCAGGCACCCGGGTGCTTTTCGACTACCTTTTAAAACAGAAGGGCATTGATCCGGAGCAGATCGTGGGCTACGACCGCGAGCTGAGCACCCACATGATGGTGGCCAGCGCGGTGCAGTCCGGCTCCTGCGACGTGGGCATGGGCGTGCTGTCCGCCGCCAACATGATGGGGCTGGACTTTATCCCGGTTGGCGATGAGGAATACGATTTTATCGTGGCCCGGGAAAATCTGGAGGACGAAAAGGTCCAGGCCTTTTTGGAAGCCCTGCGGGGAGATGAGCTGAGAGCCGCCCTCACCGAACTCGGGGGCTACGGCTTTGACACGCCCGGAAAAGTGGTGCTGATTTGA
- a CDS encoding type II toxin-antitoxin system RnlA family toxin yields MKVKLCDLKALENLTIAAYDIPDNMVLASKAKFTKAAGKNNCFISGAPSQAIDRDLEVLSVSAHRISCTYSFSMSEKGYEELIETLMKRPDFTNNPKYNKKYHRVFYVNKRKFTISYFNKKRIATVYASNDLFDTDLAPLFDRQWGDPIESGTAKKEAAKKETAKKEAVKKEAAKKETAKEAPKKEAAKKAAVKTESHKWEKKKQPAVAALTALLVAEEPLRLEKSEPHWTVQDISFRVNRIVVVGEKLSLSSTKKLKEITDKSNNSVSLKIENTGPGKRKQAVTLTSNINSYLVEAIDCVKAESPEPLSFELRFPMKTATWDYICKNSWLDGAANESLENGFKMVSEGQSVFFKRNNNTGVCEMKGLNTELLRDCIIRLEDIFENNTGDRRVEKESINEVIRKKIPYTIRILKDQADQFINLISPSFVLLNDASIELTDYSPMVFSVYRGIELYLKYLADLSGIDLANQPVGKIFKTVGRQKHQYLQMINDSMKGEMLQSIFENFGSYRNALFHANLDNVMVIGSREAAEDICISALQNLEAASFQFHLEEMTITI; encoded by the coding sequence ATGAAAGTAAAACTTTGCGATCTGAAGGCTTTGGAAAACCTCACCATTGCGGCGTATGACATACCGGACAATATGGTGCTGGCCTCCAAGGCTAAATTTACCAAGGCGGCGGGGAAAAACAACTGCTTTATCTCCGGGGCCCCTTCACAGGCCATTGACCGGGATCTGGAGGTCCTGTCGGTTTCCGCACACCGCATATCCTGTACCTATTCCTTCTCCATGAGTGAGAAGGGGTACGAGGAGCTGATCGAAACCCTGATGAAACGGCCGGATTTTACCAATAATCCAAAATACAATAAAAAGTATCACCGGGTTTTTTATGTGAACAAGCGCAAGTTCACCATTTCTTATTTTAACAAAAAGCGCATCGCCACGGTCTACGCCAGCAACGATCTGTTTGATACCGATCTGGCGCCTTTGTTTGACCGCCAGTGGGGGGACCCCATTGAGAGCGGCACCGCCAAAAAGGAGGCGGCCAAAAAGGAAACGGCCAAGAAGGAAGCGGTTAAAAAGGAAGCGGCTAAAAAAGAAACGGCTAAGGAAGCCCCCAAAAAAGAGGCGGCTAAAAAGGCGGCGGTGAAAACCGAAAGCCACAAGTGGGAAAAGAAAAAACAGCCGGCGGTGGCAGCGCTCACAGCTCTGCTGGTGGCCGAGGAGCCCCTGCGCCTTGAAAAAAGCGAGCCCCACTGGACGGTGCAGGACATCAGCTTCAGGGTTAACCGGATTGTGGTGGTGGGCGAAAAGCTGAGCCTCAGCTCGACCAAAAAGCTGAAGGAGATCACGGATAAAAGCAACAACAGCGTCAGCCTCAAAATAGAGAACACAGGACCGGGAAAAAGAAAGCAGGCCGTCACCCTGACCAGCAACATCAACAGCTACCTGGTGGAAGCCATCGACTGCGTAAAGGCCGAATCACCTGAGCCCTTATCCTTTGAGCTCCGCTTCCCCATGAAAACCGCCACCTGGGACTATATCTGTAAGAACAGCTGGCTGGACGGCGCGGCCAACGAGTCTCTGGAAAACGGCTTTAAGATGGTATCCGAGGGCCAGTCTGTATTTTTCAAGCGCAACAACAATACCGGCGTCTGTGAAATGAAGGGCCTGAATACCGAGCTGCTGCGGGACTGCATTATCAGGCTGGAGGATATTTTCGAGAACAATACCGGTGACCGCAGGGTGGAAAAGGAATCCATCAACGAGGTGATCCGGAAAAAGATCCCCTATACCATCCGGATATTAAAGGACCAGGCGGACCAGTTCATCAACCTGATTTCACCGTCCTTTGTACTGCTGAACGACGCCAGCATCGAGCTGACCGACTACAGCCCCATGGTCTTTTCGGTATACCGCGGGATTGAGCTGTACCTCAAATATCTGGCGGACCTGAGCGGCATTGACCTGGCCAACCAGCCTGTGGGCAAGATTTTTAAAACCGTCGGGCGGCAGAAGCACCAGTACCTGCAGATGATCAACGACTCCATGAAGGGCGAGATGCTCCAGTCCATTTTTGAGAATTTCGGGAGCTACCGCAACGCGCTGTTCCACGCCAATCTGGACAATGTCATGGTGATCGGCAGCCGTGAGGCGGCCGAGGACATCTGCATCAGCGCCTTACAGAACCTGGAGGCGGCCAGCTTCCAGTTTCATCTGGAAGAGATGACCATCACCATCTGA
- a CDS encoding MOSC domain-containing protein, with amino-acid sequence MKGKVIAINRSEKKGVMKTPIGEGVFIEKFGLEGDAHGGDWHRQVSLLGQESIDKMVAMGAGGLEPGNFAENITTEGITVYELPVGTRLKIGETLQEVTQIGKECHKGCEIAKKVGDCVMPREGIFTIILKGGVVKPGDTIEVLEG; translated from the coding sequence GTGAAAGGAAAAGTAATCGCCATTAACCGGAGCGAAAAAAAAGGCGTGATGAAAACCCCCATCGGTGAGGGCGTGTTTATTGAGAAGTTCGGGCTGGAGGGCGACGCCCACGGCGGCGACTGGCACCGCCAGGTCAGCCTGCTGGGCCAGGAGAGCATTGACAAAATGGTGGCCATGGGCGCGGGCGGCCTGGAGCCCGGCAATTTTGCTGAGAACATCACCACCGAGGGCATCACGGTTTACGAGCTGCCAGTCGGTACCCGGCTGAAAATCGGGGAGACGCTCCAGGAGGTCACCCAGATTGGCAAGGAATGCCACAAGGGCTGTGAGATCGCGAAAAAAGTGGGCGACTGCGTCATGCCCAGAGAGGGCATTTTCACCATTATCCTGAAAGGCGGCGTGGTAAAGCCCGGCGACACCATCGAGGTGTTAGAGGGGTAG
- a CDS encoding histidinol-phosphatase HisJ family protein translates to MAGYLADYHVHTRFSFDSEETIGAIRKMAAARGLDAVCITDHFSVNPKDKSFGLYPYREARAEYLSGSAGPGPAVSFGLEIGEGQYRRDTLARFLDQADYDFIIGSVHNIGDITIRQTIRQHGADYAFDAYYDEVLGLAEQGDYDVIGHLDLVNRYAWDEQGIYRLDAYADKIDAVLRAVVRRGIEVNTSSLRKNCRQFLPNPWIVRRFRELGGEIITLGSDAHSATRVGDGLPEAAALLKDCGFEATAAFEKRRPRLMPIGD, encoded by the coding sequence ATGGCGGGTTATCTTGCCGATTACCATGTCCACACCCGTTTCTCCTTCGACTCGGAGGAGACCATCGGGGCCATCCGTAAAATGGCGGCGGCCAGGGGGCTTGACGCGGTGTGCATCACCGATCATTTCAGCGTTAACCCAAAGGACAAAAGCTTTGGCCTTTACCCCTACCGGGAAGCCCGGGCCGAGTACCTCAGCGGCAGCGCCGGGCCGGGTCCGGCTGTGTCCTTTGGCCTTGAGATCGGAGAGGGGCAGTACCGCAGGGATACCCTGGCCAGGTTTCTGGACCAGGCTGATTATGATTTTATCATTGGCTCGGTCCACAACATCGGGGATATCACCATCCGCCAGACCATCCGGCAGCACGGGGCGGACTACGCCTTCGACGCCTATTATGACGAGGTGCTGGGCCTGGCCGAGCAGGGCGATTACGATGTGATCGGCCACCTCGACCTGGTGAACCGCTACGCCTGGGACGAGCAGGGTATCTACCGGCTCGATGCCTACGCGGATAAGATCGACGCGGTCCTGAGGGCGGTGGTCCGCCGGGGCATTGAGGTCAATACCTCGAGCCTGCGTAAAAACTGCCGGCAGTTTCTGCCAAACCCCTGGATCGTAAGGCGTTTCCGGGAGCTTGGCGGCGAGATCATCACCCTCGGCTCCGACGCCCACAGCGCGACCCGGGTGGGCGATGGCCTGCCCGAGGCCGCCGCGCTGTTAAAAGACTGCGGCTTCGAGGCCACCGCTGCTTTTGAGAAGCGGCGTCCCAGGCTGATGCCCATCGGAGATTAA
- a CDS encoding amidohydrolase, with the protein MQKLSRKIRAAAVGLLASSVIFLAGCSNAVVNQGGEVYYNAKVFTSDDEKPEASALVVKDGKITFVGSSTEALKFAGRGAASHDMEGRLILPGLIDSHAHYLAINTWTSDVLPLQIDLALTHDQILEAVRDYAAQYPAEVAPVISGSGYGTDARPLASELDKVVSDRPVVLTNSGGHGGWANTKALEMAGITAATPDPSPGISYFVRDESGNPTGEFKEASTMSIMLQGLGLTSGKEIETRFPVFTQTVLSPYGYTAYYDAGLLVADEEESIDALSKSGADIRVFTSFVYRDPVPVDAFVSKMTAVRDKYTSDTVRPTTLKLFKDGTLEDYSSLMFEDFSDHNGEGIEILDNSHMLAIAQAAAGKGFNIHTHAIGDKAIDETLDLYQDLGDIEGTKTMAHVQILPEDGIRRFAEQTDVFYQTTPVWALGDEFTKSALGQTRYGRQMPLNTVSQNGTLLTFGSDAPVSNGLAGINPFAEMYHAVKRGESDDYDPPKSEGIDIATAIRAYTINGARQVGAGDEIGSITAGKSADFIVLDRDLLSIPTDEIKDTTVLQTFFRGDEVYNAQNPPDTAE; encoded by the coding sequence ATGCAGAAGTTATCGCGTAAAATCCGGGCCGCTGCGGTCGGCCTGCTGGCTTCCTCGGTCATCTTTCTGGCCGGCTGCTCCAACGCAGTTGTAAACCAGGGCGGCGAGGTGTATTACAACGCCAAAGTTTTCACCTCGGACGATGAAAAACCCGAGGCCAGCGCCCTGGTGGTAAAGGATGGCAAAATCACCTTTGTAGGCAGCAGCACCGAAGCCCTCAAATTCGCCGGGAGGGGTGCAGCATCCCACGATATGGAGGGCCGGCTCATTCTGCCCGGCCTCATCGACAGCCACGCCCACTACCTGGCCATCAACACCTGGACCAGCGACGTGCTGCCCCTTCAGATCGACCTGGCCCTGACCCATGACCAGATTCTGGAGGCGGTCCGGGATTACGCCGCCCAGTACCCCGCCGAGGTGGCGCCAGTGATCTCGGGCTCGGGCTACGGCACCGACGCCAGGCCCCTGGCCTCCGAGCTGGACAAGGTAGTGTCCGACAGGCCCGTGGTGCTCACCAACAGCGGCGGCCACGGCGGCTGGGCCAACACAAAGGCTCTGGAAATGGCTGGCATAACCGCCGCCACGCCTGATCCCTCGCCGGGTATCAGCTATTTTGTAAGGGACGAAAGCGGCAATCCCACCGGCGAGTTCAAGGAGGCCTCCACCATGTCCATCATGCTCCAGGGCCTTGGTTTAACCTCGGGAAAGGAAATCGAGACCCGTTTCCCGGTCTTTACCCAGACGGTCCTCAGCCCCTACGGCTACACCGCCTACTATGACGCGGGCCTGCTCGTGGCCGACGAGGAGGAATCCATCGACGCCCTCAGCAAATCCGGGGCCGACATCCGTGTCTTTACCTCCTTTGTCTACAGAGACCCTGTCCCCGTCGACGCGTTTGTGTCCAAAATGACCGCGGTGCGGGACAAATACACCTCGGACACTGTGCGCCCCACCACCCTCAAGCTCTTTAAGGACGGCACCCTGGAGGATTACTCCTCCCTCATGTTTGAGGACTTCAGCGATCACAACGGCGAGGGGATCGAGATCCTGGACAACAGCCACATGCTGGCCATCGCCCAGGCCGCGGCCGGCAAGGGCTTTAATATCCACACCCACGCCATCGGCGACAAGGCCATTGACGAAACCCTCGACCTCTACCAGGATTTAGGGGATATTGAGGGCACCAAGACCATGGCCCACGTGCAGATCCTGCCTGAAGACGGTATCCGGCGCTTTGCCGAGCAGACCGATGTTTTTTACCAGACCACCCCGGTCTGGGCCCTGGGCGATGAATTTACAAAATCCGCCCTGGGTCAGACACGCTACGGCCGCCAGATGCCCCTGAACACCGTCTCCCAGAACGGCACGCTGCTGACCTTTGGCAGCGACGCCCCGGTGAGCAACGGCCTGGCCGGCATCAACCCCTTTGCAGAAATGTACCATGCCGTTAAGCGCGGCGAATCCGACGACTATGATCCGCCAAAGAGCGAGGGCATCGACATCGCCACGGCTATCAGGGCCTACACCATCAACGGAGCCAGGCAGGTCGGCGCCGGGGATGAGATCGGCAGTATCACAGCCGGAAAAAGCGCGGATTTCATCGTGCTGGACCGGGACCTCTTAAGCATCCCCACCGATGAGATCAAGGACACCACTGTGCTCCAGACCTTTTTCAGGGGCGATGAGGTCTACAACGCCCAAAACCCGCCAGACACAGCCGAATAA
- a CDS encoding FGGY-family carbohydrate kinase, translating into MKQANYFMGIDLGTQSVRVVVADTSGNVVVSDEQAYETLYPHAGWAEQRPADWWSCLNTAVANVTEKLSIGLRYSISAISVCATSPTIIPVDEHGEALTNAIMWMDNRAVKETELVNATHHPILDYCGGEDSVEWTVPKMLWIKNNQPEVYQKSYKIIEQLDYINHKLCGKFTNSVCQAACKAHYVACEGGWSDDFFNQVGLEDYRDKMILDVTRVGDVLGTIHKDFAEKYDLNPDMLVVQGGIDAHIGMLGLGVDRAGKMAMIMGTSFVQLCFSEQKLQLDGLWGPYDAPIIPDAWLLEGGQTSAGSIVKWYMREFGVDKLDNPYAYMNGQIEGIAPGADGLVALDFFQGNRTPYKDANAKGVIYGLTLSHTKAHIYRALLESVAFGTKNIIDSFEKNGSPVNTIVGCGGVTKDKVWMQIISDVTGKPIVVTEDAGASALGCAIVASVGSKAYTNFEDATRGMVKEAYVVEPNPETHAVYEGIFEKYVEIYNQLKGTMARG; encoded by the coding sequence ATGAAGCAAGCGAATTATTTTATGGGCATTGATTTGGGCACACAGAGTGTGCGTGTGGTGGTCGCCGATACGAGCGGCAACGTGGTGGTATCGGACGAGCAGGCTTACGAAACCCTGTATCCCCATGCGGGCTGGGCTGAGCAGCGGCCCGCGGACTGGTGGAGCTGCCTGAACACCGCGGTGGCCAATGTGACGGAAAAGCTGTCCATCGGCCTGCGCTACAGCATCTCGGCCATCAGCGTGTGCGCCACCTCGCCTACCATTATCCCGGTGGATGAGCACGGCGAGGCCTTAACCAATGCCATCATGTGGATGGACAACCGCGCCGTGAAGGAGACCGAGCTTGTCAACGCGACCCACCACCCGATTCTGGACTACTGCGGCGGCGAGGATTCTGTGGAGTGGACGGTCCCCAAAATGCTCTGGATTAAAAACAACCAGCCGGAGGTTTACCAGAAGAGCTATAAAATCATCGAGCAGCTGGATTATATCAACCACAAGCTCTGCGGCAAATTTACCAACTCGGTCTGCCAGGCAGCCTGCAAGGCCCACTATGTGGCCTGCGAGGGCGGCTGGTCTGACGATTTCTTTAACCAGGTCGGCCTTGAGGATTATCGGGATAAGATGATTCTGGACGTGACCCGCGTGGGCGATGTGCTGGGCACCATCCATAAGGACTTCGCGGAGAAATATGACCTGAACCCGGATATGCTGGTGGTGCAGGGCGGCATCGACGCGCATATCGGCATGCTGGGCCTGGGGGTAGACCGGGCTGGCAAGATGGCCATGATCATGGGCACCAGCTTTGTCCAGCTCTGCTTTTCTGAGCAGAAGCTTCAACTGGACGGCCTCTGGGGGCCCTACGACGCGCCCATCATCCCGGACGCCTGGCTTCTGGAGGGGGGACAGACTTCGGCCGGCTCCATTGTAAAATGGTACATGCGTGAGTTTGGCGTGGACAAGCTGGACAACCCCTACGCCTATATGAACGGGCAGATCGAGGGCATCGCCCCCGGGGCCGACGGGCTGGTGGCTCTGGATTTCTTCCAGGGGAACCGCACCCCCTACAAGGACGCCAACGCCAAGGGGGTTATCTACGGCCTGACCCTCAGCCACACCAAGGCGCATATTTACAGGGCGCTGCTGGAATCCGTGGCCTTTGGCACCAAGAACATCATCGACAGCTTTGAGAAAAACGGCAGCCCGGTCAATACCATTGTGGGCTGCGGCGGCGTCACCAAGGATAAGGTCTGGATGCAGATCATCTCTGACGTGACCGGAAAGCCCATCGTGGTGACTGAGGACGCGGGGGCGAGCGCCCTGGGCTGCGCCATTGTGGCCTCTGTGGGCTCTAAGGCCTACACGAACTTTGAGGATGCCACCCGCGGCATGGTCAAGGAGGCCTACGTGGTCGAGCCGAACCCGGAAACACACGCGGTGTATGAGGGCATCTTTGAAAAATATGTGGAAATCTACAATCAGCTGAAGGGAACCATGGCAAGGGGGTAG
- the moaC gene encoding cyclic pyranopterin monophosphate synthase MoaC, whose protein sequence is MSDEFTHFNAEGRGRMVDVTHKKDTARMALARGAVYMKPETLEKILSNQMKKGDVLSVAQIGGIMGCKRTSELIPMCHNIPITGSDLRFEPDVENSCIRIEAELKTTGKTGIEIEALTAVSVAALTIYDMCKAVDREMVIGDIKLIKKTGGHSGTFERKEEDLQ, encoded by the coding sequence ATCTCAGACGAATTTACCCATTTTAACGCCGAGGGCCGCGGCCGCATGGTGGATGTGACCCACAAAAAAGACACGGCCCGCATGGCCCTGGCCCGGGGCGCGGTTTATATGAAGCCCGAAACCCTTGAGAAGATTTTGAGCAACCAGATGAAAAAAGGGGATGTGCTGTCCGTGGCCCAGATCGGGGGCATCATGGGGTGCAAACGCACCTCGGAGCTGATCCCCATGTGCCACAATATCCCCATCACCGGCAGCGACCTGCGCTTTGAGCCCGATGTGGAAAACAGCTGTATCCGCATCGAGGCCGAGCTTAAAACCACCGGCAAGACCGGGATCGAGATCGAGGCCCTGACCGCCGTATCGGTGGCGGCCCTGACCATTTATGACATGTGCAAGGCCGTCGACCGTGAAATGGTCATCGGAGACATTAAGCTCATCAAGAAAACCGGAGGCCATTCCGGGACTTTTGAGCGGAAAGAGGAGGATTTGCAGTGA
- the moaA gene encoding GTP 3',8-cyclase MoaA, with translation MRDHFGRKVNYLRISITDLCNLRCVYCMPEQGVSKRRHATNLSFEEIEALVRAGVDMGIDKLRLTGGEPLVRAGVLELVKKIGAIPGIRDFAMTTNGILLPQMARELKAAGLRRVNISLDTLDPEKYARITRCGRLEDALAGIGAAVEAGLAPLKINTVLIRGFNDDEIKTFVDYTRKYPVEVRFIELMPLGEGADYAAHQYMPGDAVLERVPELAPLEAVPGAPARRFALPGAPGSVGLINPISHRFCSDCNRIRLTADGKLKPCLHSDEELDVAALRQAGRSYREILEMAVSAKPERHHIDECETIKKRNMNEIGG, from the coding sequence TTGAGAGACCACTTTGGACGAAAAGTCAATTACCTGAGAATATCCATCACCGACCTGTGCAACCTGCGCTGTGTCTACTGCATGCCCGAGCAGGGCGTGTCCAAGCGCCGACACGCCACCAACCTTTCCTTTGAGGAGATCGAGGCCCTGGTGCGGGCCGGCGTGGACATGGGCATCGACAAGCTCCGCCTGACCGGGGGCGAGCCCCTGGTGCGCGCCGGGGTGCTGGAGCTGGTGAAGAAAATCGGCGCCATTCCCGGCATCCGGGATTTCGCCATGACCACCAACGGCATTCTGCTGCCCCAAATGGCCCGGGAGCTCAAGGCCGCGGGGCTCAGGCGCGTCAACATCAGCCTGGACACCCTTGATCCGGAAAAGTACGCCCGGATCACCCGGTGTGGGCGGCTGGAGGACGCTCTGGCTGGCATCGGCGCGGCTGTGGAGGCGGGGCTTGCCCCGCTGAAAATCAATACCGTTCTGATCCGGGGCTTTAACGATGACGAGATCAAAACCTTTGTGGATTATACCCGGAAGTACCCGGTGGAGGTCCGTTTTATCGAGCTGATGCCCCTGGGCGAGGGCGCCGACTACGCTGCCCACCAGTATATGCCCGGCGACGCTGTGCTCGAGCGGGTACCGGAGCTGGCGCCTCTGGAGGCTGTGCCCGGCGCGCCCGCCAGGCGTTTCGCCCTGCCCGGCGCGCCCGGCAGCGTGGGGCTGATCAACCCCATCAGCCACCGCTTCTGCTCCGACTGCAACCGCATCCGGCTCACGGCCGACGGCAAGCTCAAGCCCTGCCTCCACTCCGACGAGGAGCTGGACGTGGCGGCCCTGCGGCAGGCGGGCAGAAGCTACCGGGAGATCCTTGAAATGGCGGTTTCGGCCAAGCCGGAGCGCCACCATATCGACGAGTGTGAAACCATTAAAAAACGCAATATGAATGAAATAGGAGGATAG